A DNA window from Pseudomonadota bacterium contains the following coding sequences:
- a CDS encoding ARMT1-like domain-containing protein, whose product MYLTNIMKAIEYCVGCLTGLAEKTLQLSCNYNRDVFSHCCIIIDKLLKEGKSPPGIANKILKYIKNTTGVYDPYVFLKEKELRLAKKAFVQLADMFSDSLEGVIKLSALGNSLDFFTDDACDFNIEGFNFSGDIDKIENEIYTKGKDVLILGDNVGDFIFDIPLVDFLENMGKNVHYAVKEHPVQNDLSMPDTLKFEFVKLFDNIISTCTDEVGIKLEKMKGKVKNLWDTNSVVIAKGMGNYETISEYQGERSVIHIMKVKCPAVSQAVGYKKGTYVAKLY is encoded by the coding sequence GTGTATCTTACAAATATTATGAAGGCGATTGAATACTGCGTCGGCTGCCTCACAGGGCTTGCAGAAAAAACCCTACAACTTTCATGCAATTACAATAGAGACGTCTTCTCACATTGCTGCATCATAATTGATAAGCTGTTGAAAGAGGGAAAATCTCCACCCGGAATTGCGAACAAAATACTTAAATACATTAAAAATACAACAGGTGTTTATGATCCCTATGTTTTTTTAAAAGAGAAGGAATTAAGATTAGCAAAAAAGGCATTTGTGCAGTTGGCAGACATGTTTTCCGATTCACTGGAAGGCGTAATTAAATTGTCAGCTCTGGGAAATTCTCTGGATTTTTTTACAGATGATGCATGTGATTTTAACATAGAGGGGTTTAATTTTTCCGGGGATATAGATAAAATTGAAAATGAGATTTATACTAAAGGAAAAGATGTTTTAATACTCGGCGACAACGTTGGTGATTTTATTTTTGACATACCCCTTGTTGACTTCCTGGAAAACATGGGGAAAAACGTACATTATGCCGTAAAAGAACATCCTGTGCAGAATGATCTATCTATGCCGGATACGTTAAAGTTTGAATTTGTAAAATTGTTTGATAATATTATATCTACTTGCACCGATGAAGTTGGCATCAAGCTCGAAAAGATGAAGGGAAAGGTTAAAAATCTGTGGGATACAAACTCAGTGGTAATTGCCAAAGGCATGGGCAACTACGAAACAATCTCTGAATATCAGGGTGAAAGGTCTGTTATTCATATTATGAAAGTAAAATGTCCTGCCGTTTCTCAGGCAGTGGGTTATAAAAAGGGAACATATGTAGCAAAATTATACTAA